The following are from one region of the Vitis riparia cultivar Riparia Gloire de Montpellier isolate 1030 chromosome 9, EGFV_Vit.rip_1.0, whole genome shotgun sequence genome:
- the LOC117922309 gene encoding probable E3 ubiquitin-protein ligase RNF144A — MAQEHTSAHLFVDEFYFSALLDQLEDTEDFVVSDAKYAEELQFQEALMASVEAASNTAVQETAPSIKEIGSSSGSSSAADAAVDMAVVEEGQTSENFCEICAERRGLDEMFRSGKCCHTFCSYCISKHVAVKIQESVRMVTCPALSCEGVLEVDDCREIVPREVMEKWEEVRSESMIAASQRFYCPFRDCSAMLVDDNGGEVIRESECPVCRRLFCAACYVPWHSGVGCEEYQMMNEDEKGREDLMLRELAQEKKWRRCPQCKFYVEKTEGCLHITCRCTYQFCYGCGAQWTQHHGGCQTQ, encoded by the exons ATGGCTCAAGAACACACCTCTGCTCACCTCTTTGTCGATGAATTCTACTTCTCAGCCCTCCTGGATCAGCTTGAAGATACTGAAGATTTCGTAGTTTCAGACGCCAAGTATGCGGAAGAGCTGCAGTTTCAAGAGGCCTTAATGGCATCCGTAGAGGCCGCATCTAATACTGCTGTCCAAGAAACTGCGCcatcaataaaagaaataggTTCAAGCTCAGGCTCAAGCAGTGCTGCAGACGCTGCTGTTGATATGGCCGTGGTCGAAGAAGGCCAAACATCGGAGAATTTCTGCGAGATTTGTGCGGAAAGGAGGGGGTTGGATGAGATGTTTAGGAGTGGGAAATGTTGCCATACATTCTGCAGCTACTGCATAAGCAAACATGTGGCAGTGAAGATCCAAGAGAGCGTGAGAATGGTCACATGTCCGGCCTTGAGCTGCGAAGGGGTGCTGGAAGTTGATGATTGTAGGGAAATTGTGCCGAGAGAAGTGATGGAGAAGTGGGAAGAGGTCAGGAGCGAGTCCATGATAGCAGCATCGCAGAGGTTTTACTGCCCTTTCAGGGACTGTTCAGCCATGTTGGTGGATGATAATGGAGGGGAAGTTATAAGGGAGTCTGAGTGTCCGGTATGCCGGAGGCTGTTCTGCGCGGCCTGCTACGTGCCGTGGCACTCAGGGGTTGGGTGTGAGGAGTATCAGATGATGAATGAGGATGAGAAAGGGAGGGAGGATCTGATGCTGAGGGAGCTTGCTCAGGAGAAGAAATGGAGGAGGTGCCCACAGTGCAAGTTCTATGTGGAAAAGACCGAAGGTTGTTTACACATTACTTGCAG GTGCACGTACCAATTTTGCTATGGATGCGGAGCACAGTGGACTCAGCACCATGGGGGCTGCCAAACACAATGA